The sequence GTGATAAAATCCTAAATCACCAGTACGATACAGACGCTCCTGACTCACGGGGTGAGTGATAAACCGCTCCGCCGTACGTTCAGCATCATTTAAATACCCTCGAGCCAAAGACACCCCGCTACAATAAAGTTCAGATACCACCCAATCAGGCACATCAGAAAGGGATTCATCCAATATATGGTAGCCACAGTTTGCAATCGGGCGCCCATAAGGGACGCTAGACCAACCGGCCTCTATGCCTTCAATCTTATGCGCAATATTCCACATCGTCGTTTCTGTCGGCCCACCTACGCTGTACACCACTGTTTCTTCACTGCTTAAAGCGCGGATCCGATCGGCCAACGGCAAGGGTAGCCAATCGCCGCCCAATAAAACCGTCCTTAGATGACCAAAGCAATACTGTTTATACTCGCCCCAGGTCAACAACATCTCCATCATCGCAGGCACCGACACCCAGCCATTCACATCGTATTGATGCATTAACTGTGCCCACGCTTCTGGATTTTTGCGGTCTCCCTCGGCTGGTAAAACCAGAACCCCACCACTGACCATGACGCCTAATACATCGAAGACAGACATATCATGATGCAGTGCCGAGACGCCCAACATGACCAAACGCTCTGAAGCTGTAAATAAATGTTTCAAGCTGTAATCAATAGCATTCAATACCCCACGCCACTCAATCATGACGCCTTTGGGCTGGCCAGTAGTACCAGAGGTATAAATCACATAGGCCAAATCATCTAACTTTGTGTGGTAGCCTGGTAAAGACTGTGGGGCCGGTACGGCTCCTGCAAATAGCACCTTCGCGTGCTGAGATAAGTGTAAAACAGAGCCTGATGAATGCCCGGCTAGTAAGCCCTCAGTTTGCTCATTGACGATGATGACATCAGGCTGTGCATCTTCCAGAATAGCGTGTAGACGTGCTTGGGGCTGGTCGCAGTCTAAAGGCAAATAAGCTGCACCTGCGGCCAAAGCCCCCCATACTGAAACCGCTTGTAACTGGCTCTTGGGCAATAAAATAGCCACAATGGCTGGTTTCGAGGAGGCCCCTACAGCCTGACTAAGATAGCTACCGAGTCGGCTGCTTTGCTGGTACAAATCTCCATAACTCAATTGACCGTCACCCGCAATAACCGCAACCTGATCTGCTTGTCCTGGTTGATCTAGTCGGGTCACAAACTGCTGATATAAAGGCCGCTGATCATAAGGCTGCGGCATATGGTTAAATTGATGACGGACGGTTGATTGATTAATGGATACAGCCAAAGGTGATGAATGAGATAGCCATATTTGCCCTCCTTCTTGGCCTAGTTGCTGTAAAAGCCATTGATAGGCAGTAAACATAGCCTGTATCAAATGGGCAGGAAAACGCTCCTGAACGTAATCCCAATTCACATTCAATTGACCCTTAGCAAAATGATATTGGCTGTCTAACCATACCTGAGGCGTTTGTGACAGTGAAAACACCATTTCTCCGAACCATTCTAAATCAGAAGCACCATGAGGATTGACGCTGTCTGGCGCTGGCGTGAAAACAACCGGCATGGCCCCAAAAGAAGAGGCTCCTGAACGCTTCATCATTTCCCGTAATAGTCTGACGCCAGAAACCTGGCCAAAAGCCATCTCGGCCCAAAGCTGTCTTTGAATACCCACGATTCGGTCTTGCCACGAGGCATGATTCGTTAAATCTAAGCTTAATAAGCTAAACGTTGCGAACTCACCTATCACATGATTAATGTCAGAATGTATTTGCGGGCGGTTAAATCTAGGAATATTTAATGTAAACTGATTAGTATTAGCCCAATAACTCATCACTTCGGCAAAGGCACCTAAGAGCAAACCATTCAGCGTCACACCTAAGGAGGCACTGATGTTCAATAGCCGTTTCGTTTCCTCCGAGGAGAACTGGTGCGCTACGCGAGCGAACTTGCCTTTACCGGTGAATTGGGTCGTAGGTAACTTAGGTGCGGGATGAAAGGTCTCTATTCTTTCTTGCCAATAGGCCAAAGCGGCCTGATATTCTGGCGTTTTCTCCTGTTCTTTAGTCCAATGTATGTAATCTTGAAACGTGTAACTCAACCCAGGTAAGGTAGTTTCAGGCCGTTGGTACAAAAGATTAAGCTCATGAAATAAAATATTAATACTTCGACCATCGATACACCAAATATCTAAACTCAACGTTAAGCGACTAAGCGTCCCAAGTTTAAATACGCAAATTGAAAATTGTGGCCAACTGGCAATATCCGCTTTTCTTTGCGCCTGCTGATCGCGAGAAGCCAACAAAAAAACCTCTTGCTCAGCCTCTGTCCACCCAGACAAATCCTCACATCGTATCTCATAAGCGGGTAAGTCGTTTAAAATCACCTGTTGCCCATCCGGTAACGCAACCACTCTCAACATATCATGCCGAGCCAACAGACAATCCCAGGCATGCCGAAATTGCCCTAAATTAAAATGAGGAACGTCAATTTCAAAATACACATGCATGGCGCTGGCATCCTCAGCCAAAACATCCTGCCGCCCCACCCAATATGCCTGCTGCATATCAGACATAGGAAAAGCGGTTGGATTTTGTTTTGCCTTAATGTCTTTTTCTCGTGTATTTGAATCAGATGCATTCAATACTGTGTTTCTATCTTCCATTTGTTTTCCCACTTTGTGATTTAAGATGCTTAATGCTTACCTAGTCAAAAACTGGTTAAGCCTGATCCCCAGCTAAGGTTTCAAAAAGATAATCCACCAAAAGGTCGATCGTTGGATAGCCAATCAAAATGCCAATATCAATATCAAATGCCAAAGCTTTATGGATGTATATCTGATAAGCAATAATGTTCATCGAATTACCGCCTTGTTCAAACATACTGACGTCCGTACGCACAACCCTGCCCAATACTTCTTCCATACCGTCGCTCAACACTTGCCTCAGCATTTTTTTATCCATCACGGCTCGGTTACTTACCTGATTCAAATGCTCAGCCCCCCTTGCCACAACGGGTGGCTGAACAAGCCCACCTTCATCTCTTAACGCGTACTGAGCTCTGTTCTGGGCTGGTTCCGAGGTGAATAATGACAATTTATTTAATGCTAGCTCTGGCATCGTCACTAAGTTTTGCAACATCTGTATATAAGCTTTTAATAGAACATTGATGCTGAACTCATCGAAAAGCTCATCGGCATAATCAATCACTAATTTCATGTGTTGGTTATGCTCAAATAAAAACAAATTAAGGTCAAAACGAACGGTTTTCTGCGTTTGCTCCGGATGCATAAAGAGCGATAAGGAGGTCTCATCAAAGACAAGATCTTCAACTAAATTCTGATGTGTGCAGATCACTTGCACCACGGGATGGTATAAAGCCGAACGAGGATGATTGACCTGCTGGGTAATCTGGGTAAAAGAGTAAGGTTGATGTGCTAAAGATTGAGACACTGTTGTCAATAAGCGCTCAAGGTGTTCTGATAAGGAGCCCTGTTCAGATAGCTGAGCGCGAAAAAGGACGACGTCACTAAAAAAGTCAACGACCTCATCCAATGCACCCTGATCACGGCCCGAAACACCTCCACCAATCACGATGTCTCGCTCATTACACCAAAGCGATAGAGTCATCATAAAGGCGCTCATCAATACATGATAACCACCAACCTGATGTTTGATGGCCAGCAGGCGAACCGCTTCCAACAGCGTATCAGGAACGTCCATACATAATGTACGCCCAGATAAAGTTCGGCCTTCTGAACGAGGATAGTCTAAAGGTAGGTTGAGACAATGCGGCATGTCTTTTAAATGCTGCTTCCAGAAAGCTGCCGCCTTATCAATCTGCACTAACAAGGCTGGGTCATTACGTTTGAAATACTCATAATCAATACCTTGATGCAAAAGTGGTTCCAGCACCTCACCATGGTATAAACGATTTAAATCCCTAAAGAAAACCTGTAATGACCATGCATCTACAATAATGTGATGAGCCACAAGAATCAAAATGCTTTTTGCTCGGCCCTGCTTGCCACCCATTTTGGGCGTCAATAGCATCATCTTCATCAATGGAGGGCAACTCAAATCAAAGGGCTCTGACATCAACCGGTTATATTCAACCAAAGAATCCGCCACAGTATCGTCACACATTCGATACGTTAAGCCGATAACGCCGAAAGGATGAATCAATTTCGCAGGCGCATTGCCTACAATATCGAAGGCTGTTCTCAACGCTTCATGGCGCATGACCAATTGATTTAATGCCTGCTGTAATTGCTGAGCATCCAAAATACCATCAATTGAATACATTAGCCCTAAATGGTTAGAAAGACTATGCTGTTTACTAGTTTTACTCGTATACCAGGCCCCTAACTGATTTTCGGACAATGAGTGGTGAATCGCTCTATCGGCTATTGGCCAAGATTGCTCTTGAACCATGGGCAAGGTTTGAATTAACTCGGATTGCTGAGCAATGGTTGGAGCATGAAACACATCAACCAGCGATAAATCCACATTGAACTCAGACTTCAAGCTATTTAGCAAGCGCGTTGCTAAAACTGAGTGGCCGCCCAGCATAAAAAAATTCTGATGAATGTCAATGTTGCCATCTGTCCCTAGTAATGTACGCCATAGCTGGGCAATTTTTTGTTCGATGTCATTTCTAGGGAGCACCACATCAGCCTGCTCTCCTCGAACAAGCAGATAATTTTCTGCAAGAAGCATGGCGACCGCTCGACGATCAACCTTTCCACCTCTCAATTTAGGAATGTCAGGGATAAGCATAATAATACTGGGCATTGATGAACGAGGTAGGACTCTTTGCAGTTCTTCATAAATCTGCGTTTGATCAATCCCTTGACTGGCAACTACCAATACGCCTAATACAAGGTCACCATTATGAGCCAGCACCGTAGCGGAACAAGCAGCTAACACGCCGGCACAGTCGCACACGATCCTATCAATAGCGCGCAGATCAATCCTCACCCCGCGAATTTTAATCTGATCGTCACGGCGTCCCAAAACCACCATTTGACCAGCCTCATTAATTAAACCAAAATCACCAGTTTTAAACCAATACTGCCCCTGCTCTCTAAAAAACTTTGTTTCCTGCTCTGGTTGAGCAAGCGCATAACCATGAGCCAAAACCGGCCCGCCACAACATAACTCACCAACACATCCCCTAGGCAATATCCAGCCATCGGGGTTAACGATGCGGGCTGCAGCATGACTAAGCAGTGTCCCTGCAGGAATCAACCCGTTCTCAGAGCCCTTGACTTCATAGGCAATGATGTCTGCACTCATTTCTGAAGAGCCATAAATATTAATGATTTTTGCCTGAGGCATGCATAATCTCGCACGCTCGGTCAGTTGACTAAACAATAGCTCCCCACTGACAATAATGTGCGTTAACGAGGTTAACGCATCCTCCCGTCGTTCAAGCTCCGCACACATTTCTGACAGTAACGTAGGCGTTAAAGTGATTCTAGTGGCTTGTTGTGCCCGCACATATTCAACCAAGGCAATCGGATCCTTACGTACATCGTCCTTTGCAATAACTGCTCTACGCCCAATAACAATTGGCATAAATAGCTCTGCGTAGATGTCCACAAAACTCACAGATGTCTTCAGCACAAACACATCAGTTTGATCACTAGGATAAGCTCTTTCGCCCCAATAAATCCGATTGAGCAAACCAAAACGACGGCCTTCAATGGCTTTAGATGCTCCAGTTGAGCCCGAGGTGTAGACCAGATAAACAACCTCTGTCTCCGCAGAAGGCACCGGCTCAGTTGACGACAAAAAATTAAACAGGCTTAAAGAAAAGAAAGGTTGTTGATTAGGTACGTTAACCACGAACTCATCGTTTGTAACCACCAGCACGACCTGGGCTCTTTTTGTTAACTCATTGATTCTCTCAGGCGTATCAATGGTATCTAACAGTAATAATGTGCCGCCCAGCCTTAGCACTGCCAATGACGCAATCACCATCGAGACACCATAAGGCAAGAGAATCCCAACCCGATCAGTCTGTTTCACCCCTTTCGACTGCAGTGCAGCCGCCAATACCTGACTACGTTGCCATAAGTCTAAATAGGTATAGTTCACCCCTTGGTCAGTAAAAATAATTTGGTTTGGCTGTGCTTTTACCTGCCTATCTAATAACTCACTAATCGGTAAATTCTCAAACGGATCAAGCGTCCCGGCTAACGTCGACATAGCTTTGTTTGCTGGATATAAAGGTAGTTGACTGAGTAAAGTCTGATCTTTAGCCCTCACCATCATCGTCAAAACATGCTTAAATCCCTCAAGCATCATTGCGACCAAATGGTCCCCAACTTGATGTTTTGCATAATTAACTTCACATAACAAGCCTTCATTTGTTGGGTATAACCAAAATTCAATGGCAGTCCGATGGGAGCCCATACCGAAATCACCACCCGTCTTTAATGATAGAGTAAGGCCATCTTCTTCATAGGTTTTTTCCAGCACTCCATCATTAAATATCAAAGCCACATCAAAAAATGGATGTTGCCCAACCGTACGAACGGGATTGCAGGCTTCAACCACTGCCTCAAATGGCACATGCTGCCAGGCAAAGTCTGCCACTATCTGTTGGTGGCTACACTGCATGGCTTCCGATAAGGTTGCATGTACGTTAAAGTCAAAGCGTAAGGTCAATAAGTTAATGAAATTACCTACACTTTTTTCAAAGTCACTATTAACCCGATTTGAGACATAGGTGCCGAATGTCACGTCCCCCTCTGTTTTAAACCGAGATAAGACTAATTGTAATGCTACTGAAAATGCCGTAAATAATGTTGTTTGATGCTGACGAGCAAACGCTCTCAGAGCATCAACATCCGCTTTTTCAATCTGCCTGAACATCGTGCCATTCGTCGTATCATCTGATTCAGCCGCTGCATACGGCAAGACTAACGGCTCCATGTCTTGTAATCTCTGCTGCCAATAGGCCATACCTGACTGCAAACTCTCTTGCTGTTCCGGCGAACGCTCCCATTGAATATAGTCAATATAATCAAACGATAACTCTGGCAAGCTTTTATCATGATAAAGAGTCAGTAGCTCGCGCACCAATACATCGCAAGAAACGCCATCAAACACAATGTGGTGTACCAATAAGTGTAAATAATGTGATTCTTCAGATAATTTAATTAAATGAGCGTGAAATAACGGATCCTTATAGACATCTAATTCACGTGCGCAACCAGTTAAATAATCCATGTGAATTTTTTGTTGCTGCTCTGCTGGTGAAAAATCGGACCAATCACTAAATCTTAACTCAATATCATATGCATCCATCTGTAAGCAAGGTTCGCCTGCATCAGTGGTCACTATCCGACTGTTTAATAGTCTATGTCGTTGAATTAAATTGTGTAGGGCCCGCTTAAATTTAGAGGGTGCCAAAAAACCGCGTATTTCAAAACTTAATGGAATGTTATATTTAGCACGATCAGAAGCCTTGTCTAACGTCATCTGGAACCAAAAACCTCTTTGAGAGGAAGATAAGGGTATCCTTTGGTGTCTAGCCACCGACAACGATTGATGAGAAACCGACGACGCATTATTTTTCGAGGCAATCAATTCTGCCTGTTCCCACAATTTTAAATGAGTCAATAAATCAGGCAGCGTCACCGATACTTGAAATTCAGACTGGATTCGTGAAAGCAGGCGAATCAATAAAAGTGAATCACCACCCAATGCAAAAAAATTATCGCCCGAATGTTCTGGCCCTTGGCCTAAAAGCGCCGACCATAGTCGTGCCAGCTTACTCTCTACTTCATTTAAGGCTCGATCAGAACCTTCTGCCTGCAGCTCTCGCGGCCCCTGATCTGCTGGCTGAGCTGCTAAGGCTAACAAGGCCTTCATGTCGACCTTGCCATTACTTGTCAACGGAAACTCTGTCAACTGGAGCCAAACTGATGGAATCATCGCCTCTGATAAAACTGCCTTGGCTCGAGCGTATAGTTGCTCTTGCTCGAGCTGAACTACCCCTGGAGACAGCAATAACGCCGCCACTAACTGCTGTTGCTCACTCAAATAAACCACGGCACGGCTAACCTCTGGCCAACCCTCTAAATGTGCCCGAACTTCACCAGCTTCAACTCGATTGCCTCTAACCTTAAGCTGGCCATCTGCGCGACCAACAAACTCGATTCGTCCATCTGGGTGATAAAATCCTAAATCACCAGTACGATACAGACGCTCCTGACTCACGGGGTGAGTGATAAACCGCTCCGCCGTACGTTCAGCATCATTTAAATACCCTCGAGCCAAAGACACCCCGCTACAATAAAGTTCAGATACCACCCAATCAGGCACATCAGAAAGGGATTCATCCAATATATGGTAGCCACAGTTTGCAATCGGGCGCCCATAAGGGACGCTAGACCAACCGGCCTCTATGCCTTCAATCTTATGCGCAATATTCCACATCGTCGTTTCTGTCGGCCCACCTACGCTGTACACCACTGTTTCTTCACTGCTTAAAGCGCGGATCCGATCGGCCAACGGCAAGGGTAGCCAATCGCCGCCCAATAAAACCGTCCTTAGATGACCAAAGCAATACTGTTTATACTCGCCCCAGGTCAACAACATCTCCATCATCGCAGGCACCGACACCCAGCCATTCACATCGTATTGATGCATTAACTGTGCCCACGCTTCTGGATTTTTGCGGTCTCCCTCGGCTGGTAAAACCAGAACCCCACCACTGACCATGACGCCTAATACATCGAAGACAGACATATCATGATGCAGTGCCGAGACGCCCAACATGACCAAACGCTCTGAAGCTGTAAATAAATGTTTCAAGCTGTAATCAATAGCATTCAATACCCCACGCCACTCAATCATGACGCCTTTGGGCTGGCCAGTAGTACCAGAGGTATAAATCACATAGGCCAAATCATCTAACTTTGTGTGGTAGCCTGGTAAAGACTGTGGGGCCGGTACGGCTCCTGCAAATAGCACCTTAGCGCGCTGAGATAAGTTTAAAACAGAGCCTGATGAATGCCCGGCTAGTAAGCCCTCAGTTTGCTCATTGACGATGATGACATCAGGCTGTGCATCTTCCAGAATAGCGTGTAGACGTGCTTGGGGCTGGTCGCAGTCTAAAGGCAAATAAGCTGCACCTGCGGCCAAAGCCCCCCATACTGAAACCGCTTGTAACTGGCTCTTGGGCAATAAAATAGCCACAATGGCTGGTTTCGAGGAGGCCCCTACAGCCTGACTAAGATAGCCACCGAGTCGGCTGCTTTGCTGGTACAAATCTCCATAACTCAATTGACCGTCACCCGCAATAACCGCAACCTGATCTGCTTGTCCTGGTTGATCTAGTCGGGTCACAAACTGCTGATATAAAGGCCGCTGATCATAAGGCTGCGGCATATGATTGAATTGATGACGAATCACTAACTGCGCTGATAATTGCGCTTGATCGGTAAAGCTATTGGTATTAAGCATGCGTGTTTACACCCTCTAATTTTGCCCAAAGTAACTGACTTAAACTTCTAGGCGTCCTAGAGGTCATAAATTCAAGCATATCGATGTTTACATTAAGAGATTTTGTCAATTCGGCTTGGATTTGAATGGCAGCCAAAGAACTGCCGCCCATTAAGAAAAAGTCATCATCGGCCACCACCTCTCGACCTAGGTAATCTTGCCAGCACTGACAAACTTGATCTAACAAATCAGCCTCTGACGATGCTGTACCCATAGGCATTGAGCTAGGCGTAACCGAATCATCAACGGCCAGATCAGGCTCTGTACTAGCGGTTAAGTTCAAAGTTGGCTCAATCCAATACCGTGTTTTTTTAAATGGATACCCGCAAAAAGGCACTTTAGCCATTGATACATCAAATAGATTGGCCTTAGGCACAAAACCCGCTTGATACAAGCCAGCCACAGCATGTAAAAATTGAACCACTTCATGTTCAGGCTGTTTGGCACTGGCCATTACGGCCAGCCCTTTTGCATGCAATAATGCTGCCAATGAAGAAACCGGCCCAACTTCAATGGCACAATTAAAAGCTGCATCCTCCATCGCACTAGATAAGGCATCATCAAACAGTGTGGGGGCAAGTAAATGCTGAATCCAATGGTCAATATCGGGCGCACTGCGTAAACGAGCGCCGGTCAACGTGCTATACATTGAGATTTTGGGCGATCCTGTTGGGCACCAATCTAAATCTAATAGTTGCTGTTTTAATTGTTCTGCTACCAGCTGGAGTAAAGGAGAATGAAACGCATGGGTGACATTCAAAGGAGAAATGGCAAAGCCATTCTTTTGACACTGCTGCTCATACAAATAAAGTTCTTTTTTTAGGCCCGAAACAACCTGAACATTGGGGGCATTCTTGGCTGCCACTGTAAGCCCTGAGGGCAATATAGGGAGGTTCTGAAGCGGTGCAAAAACCACCAACATGCCCCCCTCACCCTCAGCCAACTGCTCGAATGCCTCCCCTCTTAATCTGGCTAAGGTTAACGCATCCCCAACAGATAACGCTTCAGCAGCACAGGCCGCCGCAATCTCCCCGATACTGTGCCCCATAACACAGTCAATGGGTAAACCCAAAGCTTGCCATAACTTAAATTGGGCATATTGATACATGAAAAGAGCAGGTTGCAGTACTGAAGGTTTGGTTAAATGCCACTGACTTGTCCCAAGAGGCCAAATTAGATCGGCACGCTGCGGACCTAAAATCTCTCGGCATTCATCAATCGCCCGGCGAAAAACTGAATAAGCTTCGTATAGCTGTCGCCCAATTTCTGACGTTAACTGCCCACCCTGACCAGTAAAAATCAAGCCATACCGAGCTTCCTCTTTAACATCTTTAGGCTTCAAAAAATGAATCTGTTCAAAATCATCAAGCGGCTCAATGATGCAGGCAGAACGCACTTTAAAATGTTTTCGCCCTACGAGTGATGTGTAAGCCACAGCCCTCGCCTTAGTAGGGTCTTGTATCAAATCAGCGCTTAACGAAGGAATCAAAGTCTCAAGCTGTCCCTCACTTTGGGCCGATGCAAAAACCAGTATAGGTCCCTTGTCTTGTCCAACCACATGCCTTGGTAATAATGGCGGCTCTTCTATAAGAACATGAACATTGGTCCCACCAAAGCCAAATGAACTTAAGCCCGCCCGCCTGACTCGATTTTCATGGCGAGGCCAAGGTACTGTTTTTTGGTTGACGCGAAAGTGGGCCTCATTTAGCGTCATATGCGTATTAAGCTGTTTAAAATGAGCCAAAGGCGGAATTGCATCGTGCTTAAAACATAAAAGGATTTTCAGTAAACCTGATAGGCCTGCACAAGACGAAGTATGACCAATATTGGCCTTAACCGACCCTAAATAACAAGGATGAGGACGAGTCTTACCATAAACACTTTTTAAGGCCGTTATTTCAACTGGGTCACCCAACTTGGTGCCCGTACCATGTAACTCGACATAATCAATATCTTGAGGAGCCAGTCCTGACCGTTTGAATGCTGACTTAATTGCTTCGACTTGCCCTTTAACACCAGGCGCCATAAAGTCTTGTTTCTGATTACCATCATTATTGACTCCAACACCCCGGATCACACCCCAAATATGGTCCTGATCGACAATCGCTTCTGGTAGCCGCTTTAAAATCACGGTAACCACAGCACTGCCGACCACAATCCCACTTGCGTCATTGTCTAAAGGACTGCAAATACCCTCTTTCGCATACATCAGCCCTGGTTGATAGAGATAGCCGGCATCATTGATGGCCAACCTCGATGCAGAAACCACGGCAACATCACAGGCTTTTAATTGCAAGTTTTGACACGCAACAGAGAGTGCCGACAAACCTGTAGAACAAGCCGTTTGAATATTCAAAACAGGTCCTGAGAAACCTAATTTATAAGCAATCCAGCTGGCTAAAAAATCTTGACCATTTTGAGTAAAGGCCTCTAATAATTTAGGTAAGTTACTCCGATCATTTAAATAATCGGGCATTAATTTTTCAAGCAGGTACTCTGAGAAATCCTTCCCAGCAAATACCCCAACCGTTTGGTTTTGCCCAAGTTCCGAAGGCACATAACCCGCATTTTCAATAGCATGCCATACAGACTCAAGCATTTTTCGATTTTGTGGATCAAAAACCTTAGCCATTTGTGGGCTGATTCCAAAAAATTCAGCATCAAAATCAGCGACATCATCCAGCTTCATGACTCTAGGCACATAGTCTGGGTGATCAATCAAAGCCTCATCCACACCAGCATTCAGTAAAGTTGATCGATCGAGTATCGTACTCAATTCATTGCCATCCATTAAATGGGCCCAAAACTCACTTAAATCTGCCGTCTTAGGAAAGACGCCATCGACCCCAACAATCGCAATTGCTTCCTCTTTCTCAGAAATATCCAAAATACGGCCTTTCTTCGTATGACTTCAAAAATAAACCCAGCAATTAATCACATGATAATCAACGCAAGGCATCCAAAATTTAATACGAACGCAATTAATAATGATTATCATTAATATTGACATCATAAATAGTTTATCTATAATGAGTCAACAATCAGATGGCATGGTTACGGGAAAAATATTAAATAATAGATAAATAACAATGGATTAAAAATAAATTATTTCAGCTGAGTCATGCTTTCAGGGTGAAGCGCTAAATTGATGCTCTATCAGGACAAGCTCAAATATCTGAAATAAAGGCAACAAAACAAACCGCTTCTATTGAACCCTCAACCTTCAAGTAGACGAGTATGCAAAACACAACACATATGACGAACCAACAAACTGAGCAGTCAATTAATTTATTCTGCCTACCTTCAGCAGGTAGCAGCGCCTCCATGTATGCCAGCTGGGCAAAACATGCTCCTAAATGGCTTAAGGTTTGTCCGATTGAATATCCAGGGCACGGCGCTCGAATCAATGAGCACCTAGTGCATGATCCAATGCTCCTTACCCATGAGCTGGTTGAGACAATTTTAGCGCATGGGCATCAAAAATTTGCGCTCTTTGGTCACAGTTTAGGCACTGCACTCATCTGGCGTATCGTGAAAGAACTACAGAGCAGAAATTTAGAAACTTTACTAGGACTTATAGTCATCAGTGGCCGACGAGAAACCAGCA comes from Neisseriaceae bacterium CLB008 and encodes:
- a CDS encoding amino acid adenylation domain-containing protein encodes the protein MEDRNTVLNASDSNTREKDIKAKQNPTAFPMSDMQQAYWVGRQDVLAEDASAMHVYFEIDVPHFNLGQFRHAWDCLLARHDMLRVVALPDGQQVILNDLPAYEIRCEDLSGWTEAEQEVFLLASRDQQAQRKADIASWPQFSICVFKLGTLSRLTLSLDIWCIDGRSINILFHELNLLYQRPETTLPGLSYTFQDYIHWTKEQEKTPEYQAALAYWQERIETFHPAPKLPTTQFTGKGKFARVAHQFSSEETKRLLNISASLGVTLNGLLLGAFAEVMSYWANTNQFTLNIPRFNRPQIHSDINHVIGEFATFSLLSLDLTNHASWQDRIVGIQRQLWAEMAFGQVSGVRLLREMMKRSGASSFGAMPVVFTPAPDSVNPHGASDLEWFGEMVFSLSQTPQVWLDSQYHFAKGQLNVNWDYVQERFPAHLIQAMFTAYQWLLQQLGQEGGQIWLSHSSPLAVSINQSTVRHQFNHMPQPYDQRPLYQQFVTRLDQPGQADQVAVIAGDGQLSYGDLYQQSSRLGSYLSQAVGASSKPAIVAILLPKSQLQAVSVWGALAAGAAYLPLDCDQPQARLHAILEDAQPDVIIVNEQTEGLLAGHSSGSVLHLSQHAKVLFAGAVPAPQSLPGYHTKLDDLAYVIYTSGTTGQPKGVMIEWRGVLNAIDYSLKHLFTASERLVMLGVSALHHDMSVFDVLGVMVSGGVLVLPAEGDRKNPEAWAQLMHQYDVNGWVSVPAMMEMLLTWGEYKQYCFGHLRTVLLGGDWLPLPLADRIRALSSEETVVYSVGGPTETTMWNIAHKIEGIEAGWSSVPYGRPIANCGYHILDESLSDVPDWVVSELYCSGVSLARGYLNDAERTAERFITHPVSQERLYRTGDLGFYHPDGRIEFVGRADGQLKVRGNRVEAGEVRAHLEGWPEVSRAVVYLSEQQQLVAALLLSPGVVQLEQEQLYARAKAVLSEAMIPSVWLQLTEFPLTSNGKVDMKALLALAAQPADQGPRELQAEGSDRALNEVESKLARLWSALLGQGPEHSGDNFFALGGDSLLLIRLLSQIQSEFQVSVALPDLFTYLTLGQQADLVLRLKIKDVDAGDDLIQPLGQAQYPLTYGQEDMWLAEQMSSGRMRFRITLGFMCAESLDLDVLHLSLNSLKNRHFALSSLFSLTVAGLAQQVNQELNAPVYYEQSIARSELNYAVAEVVRQPFDLLKEYGWRVHVLPFKEGGYGLVFNFHHVVFDAWSAPIFFNELNNLYKNKGISSFNLVEPTINYGDYAVWQRALVDAQEAHATPSWLTQGSEVEALIPIQADVAPIAKTLRLTLPKEVGVEIQILGQEQALTSFIVLLSTFQVTLATFFNQNNFLIGTSSSGRENSQIHDMLGCFISNPIFHAQHNPGATFYDLVHQVNEQYKQMLQHQALSFAQVTEKTGKSGVGAGVNQLCQVCFVMQPMSDEMLYLGDCALTSVAVAGDDVRLVYELSCWQSAGQFEFNLKYDHARASDDEAANLLAQYEADLVRLLGQPETILRNVLTSSEA